A region from the Triticum aestivum cultivar Chinese Spring chromosome 3D, IWGSC CS RefSeq v2.1, whole genome shotgun sequence genome encodes:
- the LOC123073554 gene encoding uncharacterized protein, producing MCSMLCMQIIGILLFTEMVDRGNNYEYIRPGLSILRTQDGPTCLFNAIGYTTDLAWPGVWIDADSYADDYESQLLVPVGYDWSPRAITALELFKNRGVKAICKDGNEIRVRIAGYKCHAPMIHERVFHMIESGANLMGTFAVRPKEFANLGDRIYELDTPFQPNERPASHIVTFVGHGKKNGRPYLVFLNTHGSEFGTLGLGRVYFDQVFQDPREEHKGFRFISVIAGAHPTQAAKRRRRHTTRTQEEQRRKTPY from the exons ATGTGCTCTATGTTATGTATGCAGATCATTGGCATTTTATTGTTCACAGAAATGGTCGACCGAGGCAATAACTATGAGTATATTAGACCTGGACTCTCTATCTTGCGGACGCAAGATGGACCCACCTGCCTTTTCAATGCAATAGGGTACACCACGGATTTAGCGTGGCCAGGAGTTTGGATTGATGCTGATTCTTATGCGGACGACTACGAGAGTCAGTTGCTGGTACCTGTGGGGTACGACTGGAGTCCCCGTGCCATTACTGCACTTGAGTTATTCAAGAATAGAGGGGTCAAGGCAATTTGCAAGGATGGAAATGAGATCCGGGTACGCATCGCAGGTTACAAGTGCCATGCGCCCATGATACATGAAAGGGTGTTTCATATGATAGAGTCTGGGGCCAACCTGATGGGAACCTTTGCCGTGCGGCCCAAGGAATTTGCTAACTTGGGGGATAGGATTTATGAGCTCGACACACCGTTCCAACCTAATGAGCGTCCGGCGTCGCATATCGTCACGTTTGTTGGGCACGGAAAGAAGAATGGACGTCCATACTTGGTTTTCTTGAACACCCACGGGTCTGAATTTGGGACACTTGGATTAGGACGGGTCTACTTCGATCAGGTGTTCCAGGATCCCAGGGAAGAGCATAAGGGATTTAGGTTCATATCCGTGATTGCTGGTGCTCATCCTACCCAGGCAGCAAAGCGTCGGCGGCGGCATACTACCAGAACCCAG gaagagcagaggaggaagacaccGTACTGA